Proteins encoded by one window of Cyprinus carpio isolate SPL01 chromosome B6, ASM1834038v1, whole genome shotgun sequence:
- the LOC109062387 gene encoding proliferation-associated protein 2G4-like, translating into MSDDEQQEQTIAEDLVVTKYKMGGDIANQALRVVIDAAKPGVSVLSLCVKGDAFIMTETGKIFKKEKDMKKGIAFPTSVSVNNCVCHFSPLKSDPDYTLKDGDLVKIDLGVHVDGFISNVAHSFVIGATKEAPVTGRKADVIKAAHLCAEAALRLVKPGNQNTQVTEAWNKIAQSFKCNPIEGMLSHQLKQHVIDGEKTIIQNPTDQQRKDHEKAEFEVHEVYAVDVLISTGEGKARDGGQRTTIYKRDPSKQYGLKMKTSRMFFSEVERRFDAMPFTLRAFEDEGKARLGVVECAKHELLQPFSVLNEKEGEFVAQFKFTVLLMANGPLRITSGPFEAELYKSECDVQDPELKSLIQSSASRKAQKKKKKKASKTAETATGQPAENEVAAK; encoded by the exons AGGCGCTGAGGGTCGTCATCGATGCAGCCAAACCAGGAGTATCAGTTCTCAGCCTCTGTGTGAAAGGAGATGCTTTCATCATGACAGAGACTGGGAAGATCTTTAAGAAGGAGAAAGACATGAAGAAAG GCATTGCGTTCCCCACCAGTGTGTCAGTCAATAACTGTGTCTGCCACTTCTCTCCCCTGAAGAGCGACCCAGACTACACGCTGAAAGATGGAGATTTGGTCAAAAT TGATTTAGGAGTACATGTCGACGGCTTCATCTCCAACGTGGCCCATAGTTTTGTTATTGGAGCTACCAAG GAAGCACCTGTGACAGGAAGGAAGGCTGATGTCATCAAAGCAGCACACCTATGTGCGGAAGCAGCTTTGCGTCTCGTCAAACCCGGCAACCAG AACACTCAAGTAACAGAGGCCTGGAATAAGATTGCTCAGTCATTCAAGTGCAATCCGATTGAGG GTATGCTGTCCCATCAACTAAAGCAACATGTTATTGATGGAGAAAAGACCATTATCCAGAACCCTACAGATCAGCAAAG GAAGGACCACGAGAAGGCAGAGTTTGAAGTTCATGAGGTTTATGCCGTGGATGTGCTGATCAGCACAGGAGAGGGGAAG GCAAGAGATGGCGGCCAGAGGACAACCATCTACAAACGGGACCCCAGTAAGCAGTATGGGCTGAAAATGAAGACCTCAAGAATGTTCTTCAGCGAGGTGGAGAGGCGCTTTGACGCTATGCCCTTCACTCTTAG GGCATTTGAGGATGAAGGAAAGGCTCGTTTGGGAGTGGTGGAGTGTGCCAAACATGAGCTCCTGCAGCCTTTTAGTGTGCTGAATGAGAAAGAAG GTGAATTTGTGGCTCAGTTTAAGTTCACAGTGCTGCTGATGGCCAATGGGCCCTTGAGAATCACCAGTGGACCATTTGAAGCAGAACTTTACAAGTCTGAATGTGATGTTCAAGATCCTGAACTGAAG TCTCTGATCCAGAGTTCTGCAAGTCGCAAggcacagaagaagaagaaaaagaag GCCTCCAAAACTGCAGAGACTGCTACAGGCCAACCAGCTGAGAATGAAGTTGCAGCTAAATAG